The following are encoded in a window of Cyprinus carpio isolate SPL01 chromosome B18, ASM1834038v1, whole genome shotgun sequence genomic DNA:
- the LOC109080748 gene encoding CUB and zona pellucida-like domain-containing protein 1, which produces MAHGTMLLLLSLALALGPAVGFYGGSMMFTPGNRFPDGTVEMHFYYRESSRGPCGSQADWICESGSCGILTNTEPVVTDSAAENLWCQSEVYMATNVTSNGPFILSSSGCCWEDNVHGVGGWALRTHVDAGRRSDTQSPNRSPVSAAIPNIRIPQNCFQSIRLLAHDPDDDDVRCRFNDANCTVCHQHPNIHLQEELCTLRRENALDVGVHVFELILEDYAVSNITVTDVSGVSSVNNAVSDSSNPTALSQVPLQFAVEILPPSQGCVPGVNKPSFLTPTPLHGDVHHAAVGEAHEITLRAQISDSSIYDFQVSGPSNMSKTLTSESNGVLVATLTWTPQETDLYRRVPVCFAADTLHSQSEMRCIIVAVAKARVLSGDAKVICEDNSISIVVSKATMDGIDQNWLQLRDPTCSLTSNDTHILGTMSLNTCGTTMDDSGDFIVFKNEINSFENPNAVITRRNQVKFGFSCQYPKMAIVSNGYVNHKSDYIFTESSFGTFGYAFEIFTDSSFDSQVDPSLYPVQVQLMDQLYMGIEAHTALPEVTLFVESCRATPEDNPFSAVFYDIIKDGCVMDETVMVYPSVSTKYDFQIQAFKFTGGFDEVYISCSVILCAKDSLNSRCAQGCLGQAARRRRRDVSQETARHYITQGPLRVARQARNAASNDGGFLHMSTSTGVFAGLFVVSIVVLVGILVYNARRTRSVDRMHLLSTF; this is translated from the exons ATGGCACACGGCACGATGCTGCTGCTACTGAGCTTGGCTCTCGCTCTGGGACCAGCCGTAGGTTTCTATGGGGGTTCCATGATGTTCACGCCTGGAAACAGATTTCCAGATGGAACAGTGGAG ATGCACTTTTACTACAGAGAATCCAGTAGGGGTCCCTGTGGTTCTCAGGCTGACTGGATCTGTGAAAGTGGATCATGTGGCATCCTCACTAACACCGAACCTGTGGTGACGGACAGTGCAGCTGAAAATCTGTGGTGCCAATCAGAGGTTTACATGGCCACCAATGTCACTAGTAATGGTCCATTCATTCTGAG TTCCTCTGGCTGCTGCTGGGAGGATAATGTTCATGGTGTCGGTGGATGGGCGCTTCGCACTCATGTTGACGCTGGTCGACGATCTGACACTCAGTCTCCAAACAGATCCCCTGTTTCAGCAGCAATTCCAAACATAAG GATTCCTCAGAACTGCTTCCAGAGCATTCGTTTGCTGGCACATGATCCAGATGACGATGATGTGAGATGCAGGTTTAATGACGCCAACTGCACAGTTTGCCATCAACATCCAAACATTCATCTTCAAGAG GAATTGTGCACCTTGCGCAGAGAAAATGCTCTGGACGTAGGTGTGCATGTGTTTGAGCTCATATTGGAGGATTATGCCGTTTCAAACATAACTGTGACTGACGTTAGCGGGGTCTCCTCAGTCAATAATGCAGTCAGTGACAGCAGTAACCCAACTGCCCTCAGTCAAGTGCCTCTGCAGTTTGCAGTTGAAA TTCTCCCACCATCTCAGGGTTGTGTACCAGGCGTGAACAAACCAAGTTTCTTGACACCAACTCCTTTACATGGAGATGTGCATCATGCCGCTGTGGGAGAGGCGCATGAAATCACCCTCCGAGCACAGATCTCGGACAGCAG CATCTATGACTTCCAGGTCAGTGGCCCCTCTAATATGTCTAAGACTCTGACAAGTGAGAGTAATGGGGTTTTGGTGGCAACACTGACCTGGACTCCACAGGAGACGGATCTGTACCGTCGTGTACCTGTGTGTTTTGCAGCAGACACACTTCACAG TCAGTCAGAAATGAGGTGCATCATTGTGGCTGTGGCAAAAGCAAGGGTTCTTTCAG GTGATGCAAAAGTAATCTGTGAAGATAACAGCATCAGCATTGTTGTCAGTAAAGCCACCATGGATGGCATTGACCAGAACTGGCTCCAACTGCGAGACCCCACCTGTTCCCTTACCTCCAATGACACACACATCCTGGGCACGATGTCCCTCAACACCTGTGGCACTACCATGGAT GACTCTGGAGATTTCATCGTCTTCAAAAACGAGATCAACTCCTTCGAGAACCCGAATGCTGTTATCACCAGACGCAATCAAGTTAAATTTGGCTTCTCCTGCCAGTATCCCAAAATGGCCATCGTCTCCAACGGCTACGTCAACCATAAATCTGACTACATCTTCACTGAATCTAGCTTTGGCACGTTTGGTTACGCGTTTGAAATTTTCACCGACAGCAGCTTCGACAGTCAGGTAGATCCCAGCCTGTATCCAGTGCAGGTTCAGCTGATGGACCAGCTCTACATGGGCATTGAAGCTCATACTGCTCTACCTGAGGTCACTCTCTTCGTTGAGTCCTGCAGAGCCACTCCTGAAGACAATCCATTCAGTGCTGTCTTTTATGACATCATCAAAGATGG GTGTGTTATGGATGAGACAGTCATGGTTTACCCAAGTGTCTCCACAAAGTATGACTTTCAGATCCAAGCCTTCAAGTTCACAGGAGGCTTCGATGAG GTGTACATCAGCTGCTCCGTGATCCTGTGCGCAAAAGACAGCTTAAACTCCAGATGTGCCCAAGGCTGCCTAGGCCAAGCCGCACGCAGACGTAGGCGAGATGTGAGCCAAGAAACTGCCAGGCACTACATAAC